The Corallococcus silvisoli genome contains a region encoding:
- a CDS encoding phage major capsid protein, protein MATPNLSEIITTTLTARSGKIADNVTKNNALLTWLKKRGNQRTVSGGRSIVEELSFAENGNGGWYSGYDVLPMAPQDVLSAAEYSFKQYAVPVVISGLEQLQNSGKEAIIDLMEARLKVAESTMANAISQGLYSDGTGAGGKQLTGLDAAVPVSPNTGVYGGIDRAVWAFWRPQVLDMPALATKDTIQPAMNTLWASLVRGADKPDLITAGSGAWSTYMASLQPFQRFTDSSEASLGFPSIKFMTVDVVLDGGMGGFASSNHMYFLNTTYLHYRPHKDRNMVPLDPGRRTSFNQDASAQILAWAGNLTCSGAQFQGRLIAE, encoded by the coding sequence GTGGCCACCCCCAATCTCTCGGAAATCATCACCACGACGCTGACGGCGCGGAGCGGGAAAATCGCCGACAACGTCACGAAGAACAACGCGCTGCTCACCTGGCTGAAGAAGCGTGGCAACCAGCGCACCGTCAGCGGTGGCCGCTCCATCGTTGAGGAGCTCTCCTTCGCCGAGAACGGCAACGGCGGCTGGTACTCCGGCTACGACGTGCTGCCGATGGCGCCGCAGGACGTCCTCTCCGCGGCGGAGTACTCCTTCAAGCAGTACGCCGTGCCCGTCGTCATCAGCGGCCTGGAGCAACTGCAGAATTCTGGCAAGGAGGCCATCATCGACCTGATGGAGGCCCGCCTGAAGGTGGCCGAGTCGACGATGGCCAACGCCATCTCCCAGGGGCTCTACTCGGATGGTACGGGCGCCGGTGGCAAGCAACTCACCGGCCTGGATGCGGCGGTGCCGGTGTCGCCCAACACGGGCGTGTACGGCGGCATCGACCGCGCCGTCTGGGCCTTCTGGCGGCCGCAGGTGCTGGACATGCCCGCGCTGGCGACGAAGGACACCATCCAGCCCGCCATGAACACGCTGTGGGCGAGCCTCGTGCGTGGCGCCGACAAGCCCGACCTCATCACCGCAGGTTCGGGCGCCTGGTCGACGTACATGGCCAGCCTCCAGCCGTTCCAGCGCTTCACGGACTCGTCGGAGGCGTCCCTCGGATTCCCCTCCATCAAGTTCATGACGGTGGACGTCGTCCTGGATGGCGGAATGGGCGGGTTCGCCTCGTCGAACCACATGTACTTCCTGAACACGACGTACCTGCACTACCGGCCGCACAAGGACCGCAACATGGTGCCGCTGGATCCGGGCCGTCGCACGTCCTTCAACCAGGACGCCTCGGCCCAGATTCTGGCGTGGGCCGGCAACCTCACGTGCTCCGGCGCCCAGTTCCAGGGGCGCCTCATCGCCGAGTAG